One segment of Clostridium ljungdahlii DSM 13528 DNA contains the following:
- a CDS encoding AraC family transcriptional regulator gives MQGIRYYFSDYNGNVEIKKCENSIHSCKEHFHNEISIGLVEKGSCSTKMQSGKYEISENTILIIPQNTVHKCTPYSYKNWNFRMIYINEDWFKTVFNRDNLGIKFSYIKLNKIAFKNAYKLFADIENNIMNIENETKLINYISFLEYDRDKNWNEQAVKVSNLAELEKIKKYIDKNYLNNLTLKDLAEMSHMSKYCVVRQFENCYGISPHKYITNLRINYAKRLIRKNRSFTDAALESGFYDQSHFIKYFKDYTGVTPGMYKQ, from the coding sequence ATGCAGGGAATAAGATATTATTTCAGTGATTATAATGGAAATGTAGAAATAAAAAAATGTGAAAACTCAATACATTCATGTAAAGAACATTTCCATAATGAAATCTCTATTGGATTAGTTGAAAAGGGAAGTTGCAGTACAAAAATGCAAAGTGGAAAATATGAAATCTCGGAAAATACAATTTTGATAATACCACAAAATACAGTTCACAAATGTACTCCTTATAGCTATAAAAATTGGAATTTTAGAATGATTTATATAAATGAAGATTGGTTTAAAACTGTATTTAATAGAGATAACTTAGGTATAAAATTTTCATATATAAAATTAAATAAAATTGCATTTAAAAATGCTTACAAATTATTTGCAGACATTGAAAATAACATAATGAATATTGAAAATGAGACTAAACTTATAAATTATATTTCCTTTTTAGAATATGACAGGGACAAAAATTGGAATGAGCAAGCCGTTAAAGTTTCCAATCTAGCTGAATTAGAAAAAATTAAAAAATACATAGATAAAAATTATCTAAATAATTTAACGTTGAAAGATTTAGCTGAAATGTCACATATGAGTAAATACTGTGTAGTTAGACAATTTGAGAATTGTTATGGAATATCACCACACAAGTATATAACTAATCTAAGGATAAATTATGCCAAAAGGCTTATAAGAAAAAATAGAAGTTTTACGGATGCAGCGCTGGAATCTGGATTTTATGATCAAAGTCATTTTATAAAATATTTTAAAGATTATACAGGAGTTACACCAGGTATGTATAAACAATAA
- a CDS encoding 2'-5' RNA ligase family protein, producing the protein MERYVLVCTIGGNALKFHEKLRNDVCYKFKKRKAKLPAHFTIKAPFETDKIEDMLKVLQEFQKNNHKTQIKIQEYGKFRKDVIYMNVKVSPEAKKTHDELIDELSKIPWINFKSNEGKNKVFHCTIVSKRIQDKFKEIWDYVNKYPCDFDEYFDNISLYMWNKNTWILLKRYDLK; encoded by the coding sequence TTGGAACGATATGTTCTTGTATGTACTATAGGTGGTAATGCACTAAAATTTCATGAAAAGTTGAGAAATGATGTATGCTATAAATTTAAAAAGAGGAAAGCTAAATTACCGGCTCATTTTACAATAAAGGCACCTTTTGAAACGGATAAAATTGAAGATATGTTGAAGGTTTTACAAGAGTTTCAAAAAAACAATCATAAGACCCAAATAAAAATCCAGGAATATGGTAAGTTTAGGAAAGATGTAATTTATATGAATGTGAAGGTGTCACCTGAGGCAAAGAAAACACATGATGAACTTATAGATGAACTTAGCAAAATCCCATGGATAAATTTTAAATCCAACGAGGGTAAAAATAAGGTATTTCATTGTACTATAGTGTCAAAGAGGATACAGGACAAATTTAAAGAAATATGGGATTATGTGAACAAATATCCCTGTGATTTTGACGAGTATTTTGATAATATATCCCTTTATATGTGGAATAAAAATACGTGGATATTATTAAAAAGATATGATTTAAAATAA
- a CDS encoding DUF2000 domain-containing protein has translation MNCTDKKCVIIIDKELPLGLIANTSAILGCTLGKSIGSIVGEDVSDIGNFPHKGIVKIPIPILSSTKNKIRDLYTIVKEKYSKEITIIDFNDIAQKCKIYDDYIQRLSCTDSSELNYLGICLYGSKKTITSLTGSLPTLK, from the coding sequence ATGAACTGTACTGATAAAAAATGCGTTATTATAATTGATAAAGAACTGCCTTTAGGATTAATTGCCAACACCTCAGCTATCTTAGGTTGTACCTTAGGTAAATCTATAGGGAGTATTGTTGGTGAAGATGTTTCTGATATAGGCAACTTTCCACATAAGGGAATTGTAAAAATACCAATACCAATACTATCATCAACCAAAAATAAAATAAGGGATTTATATACTATAGTAAAAGAAAAATACAGCAAAGAAATAACCATAATTGACTTTAATGACATAGCTCAAAAATGCAAAATATACGATGATTACATACAAAGATTATCTTGCACTGATTCATCAGAATTAAACTATCTCGGAATTTGTTTATATGGTAGTAAAAAAACAATTACAAGCTTAACCGGAAGCTTGCCGACATTAAAATAA
- a CDS encoding PocR ligand-binding domain-containing protein: MIKFTDNDKIDLDSLEIQDVLDINTLQKFQDNFADSMNIASVTVDKNGHPVTKPSSYTDFCLNLTQSTSKGTSRCAESHRRGGEEATRTGKPYIYTCHAGLIDFAAPIIIEGKSIGTILGGQVAYSKVDESVVRKNAAEMGINADRYVDASNKVYTVSEKSVRAAAEVLFIVANALSKIGYEALLLGVSTKNLSENFGQISATMEELAASAVNVSNNQHLLNEEISRVKNISMDINSILNSIKSIADQTKMLGLNASIEAARAGEAGKGFSVVAAEIRKLSQDSKETASKITDLTKKIQESVDKALETSSSTFETTEQQTSAIEEVSANVQEVSVVADTLSNMANKK; the protein is encoded by the coding sequence ATGATAAAATTTACCGATAATGATAAAATTGACTTAGATTCATTAGAAATACAGGATGTTTTGGATATTAATACACTTCAAAAATTTCAGGATAACTTTGCTGATAGTATGAATATTGCAAGTGTTACAGTTGACAAAAATGGACACCCTGTAACAAAACCAAGCTCTTACACTGACTTTTGTTTAAATCTCACCCAATCAACTTCCAAAGGAACTTCCCGCTGTGCAGAGTCACACCGCAGGGGAGGTGAAGAAGCAACAAGGACTGGCAAACCATATATTTATACTTGCCATGCGGGTTTGATTGATTTTGCTGCTCCTATAATAATAGAAGGCAAATCAATAGGAACAATACTTGGTGGACAAGTTGCTTATTCTAAAGTAGATGAATCAGTCGTTCGAAAAAATGCCGCAGAAATGGGTATAAACGCTGATAGATATGTAGATGCATCGAACAAAGTCTATACAGTAAGTGAAAAAAGCGTAAGAGCAGCTGCTGAAGTTTTATTTATCGTGGCAAATGCACTTTCCAAAATAGGTTATGAGGCACTTTTACTTGGTGTATCTACTAAAAATTTATCTGAAAATTTCGGCCAAATTTCAGCAACTATGGAAGAGCTAGCTGCTTCAGCTGTAAATGTAAGCAACAATCAACATCTTTTAAATGAAGAAATAAGCAGAGTTAAAAATATATCTATGGATATAAATTCTATATTAAATTCCATAAAAAGTATTGCAGATCAAACAAAAATGCTTGGTTTAAATGCTTCTATAGAAGCAGCTAGAGCTGGAGAAGCTGGAAAAGGATTCAGTGTAGTAGCTGCAGAAATAAGAAAACTATCTCAGGATTCTAAAGAAACTGCTTCTAAAATAACAGATCTTACTAAAAAAATACAGGAATCTGTAGATAAGGCACTAGAAACTTCCAGTTCCACTTTTGAAACTACAGAACAACAGACATCTGCAATAGAAGAAGTATCTGCTAATGTCCAGGAAGTTTCCGTAGTAGCAGACACATTAAGTAACATGGCAAATAAGAAATAG
- a CDS encoding GNAT family N-acetyltransferase, protein MEIVNGEYIFTDNVDKIKLEEVCNLLRQSHWAKNRPAEVIAKTIKHSLCFAIYHNDIQIGFARVVSDYAVYSLILDVIIDEKYRRRGLGKKLIEFINKYPAIKDTSKFLWTKYAEKVYLKCGFKEEDCYKYMFNRPLSL, encoded by the coding sequence ATGGAAATAGTAAATGGTGAATACATATTTACAGATAATGTTGATAAAATTAAACTAGAAGAAGTTTGTAATTTACTAAGACAATCTCATTGGGCTAAAAACCGACCTGCTGAAGTTATTGCTAAGACAATTAAGCACTCCCTTTGTTTTGCAATTTATCATAATGATATACAAATTGGGTTTGCAAGAGTTGTAAGTGATTATGCTGTTTACAGCTTAATATTAGATGTAATTATTGATGAAAAGTATAGAAGAAGAGGATTGGGAAAAAAGCTAATTGAATTTATAAATAAATATCCGGCTATAAAAGATACAAGTAAATTTCTTTGGACAAAGTATGCTGAAAAAGTATATTTGAAATGCGGCTTTAAGGAAGAAGATTGTTATAAGTATATGTTTAACAGACCTTTAAGTTTATGA
- a CDS encoding ACT domain-containing protein: MKSFITVLGEDKTGIIYKVTSVLFENNINILDINQTLIEGYFTMVMLVDLSKMKTDFIELKNHLENKAKEIGVVIKLQREDIFTSMHQI, from the coding sequence ATGAAGTCATTTATAACTGTACTTGGAGAAGACAAAACTGGTATTATTTACAAGGTAACTTCTGTACTATTTGAAAATAACATAAATATTTTGGACATAAACCAAACTCTCATAGAAGGCTATTTTACAATGGTAATGCTAGTTGATTTATCAAAAATGAAAACAGATTTTATAGAACTAAAAAATCACCTTGAAAACAAAGCTAAAGAAATAGGAGTTGTCATTAAGCTTCAACGAGAAGACATATTCACTTCTATGCACCAAATTTAA
- a CDS encoding nucleotide disphospho-sugar-binding domain-containing protein — translation MKKYLTIAFSVILSDAGEATRALEIADGIRKFCPENYEVDIVFLSTGSRFEEKVISNGFKIYKCNPKLPGIGFHQDFKPTSFNLIGDKKLAFELIKGEIDALNELKPDVVIHGFYPIAGIARRMLNKPVLGICYLPIPLHEDTLNKLMKDIPDMVRPLTYLPLKLRKKIIKSIPKSLMLKNPSFVQTNIREAFRKFNYKGQSINNLFDMLRADLTIVNDFEEFYKGITLPDTFKIVGPLYASSLNDRVVDENIFKIFNHNNKNLKIFCTLGSSGKKEYLFEAIKALTQGIGKKWSAVILAPKAVCPIDEAIACAKDSSNIYITDAFVPAPLVNSLADVVISHGGQGTIQTAIASGTPIVGFAIQPEQQINLDNVATRGGAIRIPIHKWNANNIQSAVKTVAGNPSYKESIKELKKVLDRVDGKKNSAVAIWKYILKNMSYSV, via the coding sequence ATGAAAAAATATTTAACTATTGCTTTTTCAGTTATACTTTCAGATGCTGGAGAAGCAACGCGTGCTCTTGAGATAGCAGATGGAATTAGGAAATTTTGTCCTGAGAACTATGAAGTAGACATAGTTTTTTTATCTACAGGGAGTAGGTTTGAAGAAAAAGTAATTTCTAATGGATTTAAAATTTATAAGTGTAATCCTAAACTTCCTGGAATAGGATTTCATCAAGATTTTAAACCTACTAGTTTTAATTTAATCGGTGATAAAAAACTTGCTTTTGAATTGATTAAGGGAGAAATTGATGCACTTAATGAATTAAAGCCTGATGTAGTTATACATGGTTTTTACCCAATAGCAGGTATTGCACGTAGAATGCTTAATAAACCAGTGCTTGGTATTTGCTATCTTCCAATACCTTTACATGAAGACACTCTTAATAAATTGATGAAAGATATTCCGGACATGGTAAGGCCTCTAACATATCTACCATTAAAGCTTCGTAAAAAAATAATAAAATCTATACCAAAATCTTTAATGTTAAAAAATCCATCATTTGTACAAACTAATATTAGAGAAGCTTTTAGAAAATTTAATTACAAGGGACAATCCATAAATAATTTATTTGATATGCTGAGAGCTGACCTTACAATTGTAAATGACTTTGAGGAATTTTATAAAGGTATCACGCTACCAGATACTTTTAAAATTGTAGGACCATTGTATGCATCTTCTTTAAATGATAGAGTAGTAGATGAAAATATTTTTAAAATTTTTAACCATAATAATAAAAACTTAAAAATTTTTTGTACTCTTGGAAGTTCAGGAAAAAAGGAATATCTGTTTGAGGCTATAAAGGCGTTAACTCAAGGTATAGGCAAGAAATGGAGTGCAGTAATTTTAGCTCCTAAGGCAGTATGTCCAATTGATGAAGCAATTGCCTGTGCAAAAGATAGCTCAAATATTTATATAACAGATGCATTTGTACCAGCGCCACTAGTTAATTCACTTGCAGATGTGGTTATATCTCATGGTGGACAGGGTACAATACAGACTGCCATTGCAAGTGGAACACCTATTGTTGGATTTGCCATACAGCCAGAACAGCAGATAAATCTTGATAATGTAGCAACTAGAGGTGGAGCAATAAGAATTCCCATACACAAATGGAATGCAAATAACATACAATCTGCAGTAAAAACTGTAGCAGGAAATCCCTCTTATAAAGAAAGTATAAAAGAACTGAAAAAAGTTTTGGATAGGGTAGATGGTAAGAAGAATTCTGCTGTTGCAATATGGAAATATATATTAAAGAACATGTCTTATAGTGTTTAA
- a CDS encoding PFL family protein, producing MINTKDIMETINMIDKENLDIRTITMGVSLLDCIDSDGKKARTKIYDKITKQAENLVKTANEIETEYGIPIIHKRVSVTPISLIAQASSDKSYVEYAKILDKATQTLGIDFIGGFSALVHKGYTKGDKILIESIPESLAVTEKVCSSVNVGTTKAGINMDAVKDMGRIVKETAYLTRENESIGCAKLVIFSNAVEDNPFMAGAFHGVGEADSIINVGVSGPGVVKCALEEVKGQNFNVVAETIKKTAFKITRMGQLVAGEASKRLSVPFGIVDLSLAPTPAVGDSVARVLEEMGLESCGCPGTTAALALLNDAVKKGGIMAASQVGGLSGAFIPVSEDEGMISAVNSGSLNLEKLEAMTCVCSVGLDMIGIPGDTPESTISAIIADESAIGMINNKTTAVRVIPVYGKNVGDEANFGGLLGKAPIMPVSKFSSESFIARGGRIPAPIHSFKN from the coding sequence ATGATAAATACTAAAGACATTATGGAAACCATAAACATGATTGACAAAGAAAACCTAGACATAAGAACCATAACTATGGGTGTCTCTCTTTTAGATTGTATAGATAGTGATGGAAAAAAAGCAAGAACTAAAATTTACGATAAAATAACTAAACAAGCTGAAAACCTAGTAAAAACTGCCAATGAGATTGAAACGGAATATGGTATACCCATAATACATAAAAGAGTATCCGTTACACCTATTTCACTGATAGCCCAGGCAAGCTCTGATAAAAGTTATGTAGAATATGCCAAAATTTTAGATAAAGCTACCCAAACTTTAGGTATTGACTTTATTGGGGGTTTTTCAGCACTTGTACATAAAGGTTATACTAAAGGTGACAAAATACTTATAGAGTCCATTCCAGAATCTCTAGCTGTTACTGAAAAAGTCTGCTCCTCTGTAAATGTAGGAACTACAAAAGCAGGAATAAACATGGATGCAGTAAAAGATATGGGAAGAATAGTAAAGGAAACTGCCTATCTCACTAGAGAAAATGAGAGTATAGGTTGTGCAAAGTTAGTAATATTTTCAAACGCAGTAGAAGATAATCCTTTCATGGCAGGAGCATTTCATGGAGTTGGAGAAGCTGATTCCATAATAAACGTAGGTGTTAGTGGTCCTGGCGTTGTAAAATGTGCTCTAGAAGAAGTTAAGGGGCAAAATTTCAATGTAGTTGCAGAAACAATAAAAAAGACAGCTTTTAAAATAACAAGAATGGGTCAATTAGTTGCTGGAGAAGCTTCAAAAAGATTAAGTGTTCCTTTTGGTATAGTAGATTTATCACTTGCACCTACACCTGCTGTAGGAGACAGTGTTGCAAGAGTTCTGGAAGAGATGGGCCTTGAAAGTTGTGGGTGCCCAGGTACTACTGCTGCTCTAGCATTATTAAATGATGCAGTCAAAAAAGGAGGCATAATGGCAGCATCTCAAGTTGGTGGATTAAGTGGTGCGTTTATACCTGTAAGTGAGGATGAGGGTATGATAAGTGCAGTAAATTCAGGGTCTCTTAATCTTGAAAAATTGGAAGCAATGACTTGTGTATGTTCTGTAGGTCTTGACATGATAGGTATACCTGGTGATACTCCTGAATCCACTATATCTGCCATAATAGCAGATGAATCTGCTATTGGAATGATTAATAATAAAACAACTGCCGTGAGGGTAATCCCTGTTTACGGGAAAAATGTCGGAGATGAAGCAAATTTTGGAGGACTTCTCGGAAAAGCACCTATAATGCCTGTAAGTAAATTTTCAAGTGAAAGTTTCATAGCTAGAGGTGGAAGAATTCCTGCTCCAATTCACAGCTTTAAGAATTAG
- a CDS encoding HD-GYP domain-containing protein — protein sequence MLSKKKLVRISELEPGMISASDITFENKMLLAKDIAITESAIEKLKQNIIVDEVEIYVEDTSEDPLTAKIETVQELENTFNEFSYNLENIFDTISNLKAPEIKEVRTFSEKIQEEFNSTGLVIKNIVFHGSGNDTIYRHSVNVAAVSFILGKWLGFSKRDINLLTYSAVLHDFGKIKISKDVINKEGNLTPEEYKIFKTHPAIGYNFVKEIPYLDSSVSYGVLMHHERMDGSGYPLGIKEDKIHKFARVIAIADLFDDLSSNRYCKELSGPFEALEIIQQQSLGKLDCQYCTMFLNHIVNYYMGENVLLNNEQCCKVIQVDMNDLRNPLLLDDNGFLDLKKEKDLYVKKLVI from the coding sequence ATGTTGTCAAAAAAGAAATTAGTTCGAATAAGCGAATTAGAACCAGGAATGATATCAGCAAGTGATATAACCTTTGAAAATAAAATGCTGTTAGCTAAAGATATTGCCATTACGGAATCGGCTATAGAAAAGCTAAAACAAAATATTATTGTGGACGAAGTAGAAATTTACGTAGAAGATACTTCCGAGGATCCTTTAACTGCTAAAATAGAAACGGTACAAGAACTTGAGAATACTTTTAATGAATTTTCTTACAACTTGGAAAATATATTTGATACCATATCTAATTTAAAAGCTCCTGAAATAAAGGAAGTACGAACTTTTTCAGAAAAAATACAAGAAGAGTTTAACTCTACAGGCCTAGTTATTAAAAATATAGTATTCCACGGAAGTGGCAATGATACCATTTACAGACACAGCGTAAACGTAGCAGCTGTAAGTTTTATACTTGGAAAATGGTTGGGGTTTAGCAAAAGGGATATAAATTTATTAACTTACTCAGCAGTACTACATGATTTTGGAAAAATCAAGATAAGTAAGGATGTTATAAATAAAGAGGGAAATCTCACCCCAGAAGAATATAAAATTTTTAAAACTCATCCTGCCATAGGTTATAATTTTGTAAAAGAGATCCCCTATTTAGATTCTTCCGTAAGTTATGGTGTATTAATGCATCATGAGAGAATGGATGGGTCTGGGTATCCATTAGGTATTAAAGAAGATAAAATTCATAAATTTGCTAGAGTAATAGCTATTGCAGATTTGTTTGATGATTTAAGCTCCAATAGATATTGTAAAGAACTAAGCGGTCCTTTTGAAGCTTTAGAAATTATTCAACAGCAAAGCCTTGGGAAACTCGATTGCCAATATTGTACTATGTTTTTAAATCACATAGTAAACTACTATATGGGTGAAAATGTACTTTTAAATAATGAGCAATGTTGTAAAGTCATCCAAGTTGACATGAATGATTTGAGAAATCCTCTTTTACTTGATGACAATGGATTCCTTGATTTAAAAAAAGAAAAAGATTTATATGTTAAAAAGCTGGTTATTTAA
- the nifJ gene encoding pyruvate:ferredoxin (flavodoxin) oxidoreductase, translated as MTKKLKTMDGNQAAAEASYAFTDVAAVYPITPSTPMAELVDDLSSHGKKNIFGQPVKLVEMQSEAGAAGAVHGSLAAGALTTTYTASQGLLLMIPNMYKIAGELLPGVFHVTARAIATHALSIFGDHQDVMATRQTGFALLASSSVQEVMDLANIAHLSAIRASIPFLHFFDGFRTSHEYQKIEVIDHEDVAKLVDYNAIQKFRDKSLNPEHPSVRGTAQNPDIYFQQRESSNKFFDAVPDIVEGYMREIEKLTGRVYHPFDYYGDPNAEYIIVAMGSVCDTVEETVDYLRQNNEKVGLIKVHLYRPFSSSYFFKYLPKTVKKIAVLDRTKEPGSTGEPLYLDVVNLFYNNADKPVIVGGRYGLGSKDTTPSQILAVFKNLKNPNSKNRFTIGIVDDVTNTSLAEEEIIDTTPEGTIRCKFYGLGSDGTVGANKTAVKIIGDKTNLYCQAYFSYDSKKSGGSTVSHLRFGNKPIKSPYLVYESDYTACHNKSFIYNINVLKGLKKNGAFVLNCPWSENELDEHLPASMRRYIAENNIQFYIVDAVSIAQKVGLGSRINMIMQAVFFKLANIIPVDQAIQYLKDSVEYAYGKKGENIVNANKAAIDAGANAAHKVTVPESWKNAKDPDMPKKEFPDFVNKIEKPMARHEGDELPVSAFNGMEDGSYPLGVTAYEKRGIAVFIPEWQIDKCIQCNQCSYVCPHSVIRACLLDDREKENAPENFLTKKPVGKDLENLHYRIQISPLDCTGCGNCADICPAPGKALIMKPAKEEIEEQSDNFEYAMKITPKEGLMDLHTVKGSQFARPLLEFNGACPGCGETPYIKLLTQLYGDRMMIANATGCSSIWGASAPAIAYTTNNFGKGPSWGNSLFEDNAEYGYGMFLGVKQMRELLADLMETAMTMDINSELKEAFKEWLAGFNDADTSKRASAKILKILNNESLKNNSILNEIFMKKDYLIKKSHWLIGGDGWAYDIGFGGVDQVLALGDDVNIFVMDTEVYSNTGGQSSKSTPTGAVAKLAASGKKIRKKDLGLMAMTYGYVYVTQIAMGANMNHTIKAITEAEAYKGPSLIIAYAPCINHGIKTGMGTSIAEEKKAVESGYWHLYRYNPLLKQEGKNPFILDSKEPTKSYIDFINGELRYSSLKTIFPDAVEKAFKESENNAHERYDIYKKLSSIKY; from the coding sequence ATGACAAAGAAATTAAAGACCATGGATGGGAATCAAGCTGCTGCTGAAGCTTCCTATGCTTTCACAGATGTTGCAGCTGTTTATCCCATAACACCATCTACTCCGATGGCTGAACTTGTAGATGATCTATCCTCCCATGGTAAAAAAAATATATTCGGTCAACCAGTTAAACTTGTTGAAATGCAATCCGAAGCTGGTGCTGCTGGAGCTGTCCACGGATCATTGGCTGCTGGTGCACTGACAACTACATACACTGCTTCACAAGGACTACTTCTTATGATACCTAATATGTATAAGATTGCAGGTGAACTGCTGCCTGGGGTATTTCATGTAACTGCCCGTGCAATTGCAACTCATGCACTATCAATTTTTGGTGATCACCAGGATGTTATGGCAACAAGGCAAACTGGATTTGCGCTTTTAGCATCATCAAGTGTTCAAGAAGTTATGGATTTAGCAAATATTGCCCACCTTTCTGCAATTAGAGCTAGCATTCCTTTTTTACATTTTTTTGATGGTTTCAGAACATCTCATGAATATCAAAAAATTGAAGTAATTGACCATGAGGATGTGGCAAAATTAGTTGATTATAATGCAATCCAAAAATTTAGAGACAAATCTTTAAATCCAGAACATCCTTCAGTTAGAGGAACTGCTCAAAATCCCGATATTTATTTTCAGCAAAGAGAATCTTCAAATAAGTTCTTTGATGCTGTTCCAGATATTGTTGAAGGCTATATGAGAGAAATAGAAAAACTTACTGGAAGAGTATATCATCCATTTGATTACTATGGAGATCCAAATGCGGAATATATAATTGTTGCTATGGGATCAGTTTGTGATACTGTAGAAGAAACTGTAGATTATTTAAGACAAAATAATGAAAAAGTAGGACTTATAAAAGTACACTTATACAGACCATTTTCTTCTTCTTACTTCTTTAAATATTTACCTAAAACAGTTAAAAAAATTGCTGTTTTAGATAGAACAAAAGAACCTGGTTCTACAGGAGAACCTCTTTATTTAGATGTAGTAAATTTATTTTATAATAATGCAGATAAACCTGTAATTGTTGGTGGAAGATATGGATTGGGTTCAAAAGATACAACACCTTCTCAAATTTTAGCTGTATTTAAAAATCTTAAAAATCCTAATTCAAAAAATAGATTTACAATCGGGATAGTTGATGATGTTACAAATACATCTCTGGCTGAGGAAGAAATAATAGATACAACACCAGAAGGAACTATAAGATGCAAATTCTATGGTTTGGGATCAGATGGTACTGTAGGTGCAAATAAAACAGCAGTTAAGATCATAGGCGATAAAACAAATTTATATTGTCAGGCTTATTTCTCCTACGACAGTAAAAAATCAGGTGGAAGTACAGTTTCTCATTTGAGATTTGGCAATAAACCAATAAAATCACCTTATCTAGTTTATGAATCAGATTATACTGCTTGTCACAATAAATCCTTTATTTACAATATAAATGTATTAAAAGGATTGAAGAAAAATGGAGCATTCGTTTTAAACTGCCCTTGGAGTGAAAACGAATTAGATGAACATCTTCCAGCTTCAATGAGACGGTATATTGCTGAAAATAACATACAATTTTATATAGTAGACGCAGTTTCAATAGCACAAAAAGTTGGATTAGGTTCTAGAATAAATATGATAATGCAAGCTGTATTCTTTAAACTAGCTAATATAATTCCTGTAGATCAGGCAATCCAATACTTAAAAGACTCTGTAGAATACGCCTATGGTAAAAAAGGCGAAAATATAGTTAATGCAAACAAAGCAGCAATAGATGCAGGAGCAAATGCTGCCCATAAAGTTACTGTACCAGAATCCTGGAAAAATGCTAAAGATCCAGATATGCCAAAAAAAGAATTTCCTGATTTTGTAAATAAAATTGAAAAACCTATGGCAAGACATGAAGGAGATGAACTTCCAGTCAGCGCTTTTAATGGAATGGAAGATGGTTCTTACCCACTTGGTGTAACAGCCTACGAAAAGCGTGGGATTGCAGTTTTCATACCTGAATGGCAAATTGACAAATGTATTCAATGCAATCAATGTTCCTATGTTTGCCCTCACAGTGTAATAAGAGCCTGCTTACTAGATGATAGAGAAAAAGAAAATGCTCCTGAAAATTTTCTAACAAAAAAACCTGTTGGTAAAGACCTTGAAAACTTACATTATCGTATTCAAATAAGTCCACTCGATTGTACCGGATGTGGAAATTGTGCAGATATATGTCCTGCTCCAGGAAAAGCTTTGATAATGAAACCTGCAAAAGAAGAAATAGAAGAACAATCTGATAATTTTGAATATGCCATGAAAATTACTCCTAAAGAAGGATTAATGGATTTGCATACAGTAAAAGGAAGTCAATTTGCAAGGCCACTCCTGGAATTTAACGGTGCCTGTCCTGGCTGTGGAGAAACTCCTTATATTAAACTTTTAACTCAACTTTATGGAGATAGAATGATGATAGCAAATGCAACAGGCTGTTCATCAATCTGGGGAGCAAGTGCACCTGCAATAGCCTACACTACAAATAATTTTGGCAAAGGTCCTTCCTGGGGTAATTCATTATTTGAAGATAATGCAGAATACGGATATGGAATGTTCCTTGGTGTAAAACAAATGAGAGAACTATTAGCTGATTTGATGGAAACAGCCATGACAATGGACATTAATTCTGAACTGAAAGAAGCCTTTAAAGAATGGCTTGCAGGATTCAATGATGCAGATACTTCAAAAAGAGCTTCTGCAAAAATACTAAAAATCCTGAACAATGAAAGTTTAAAAAATAATAGTATTTTAAATGAAATATTTATGAAGAAAGATTATTTAATCAAAAAATCTCATTGGCTAATCGGCGGTGATGGATGGGCCTATGACATTGGATTTGGCGGTGTAGATCAAGTACTTGCCTTAGGCGATGATGTAAATATATTTGTTATGGACACAGAAGTCTACTCAAACACTGGTGGTCAATCGTCAAAATCAACTCCTACAGGAGCAGTTGCGAAGCTCGCTGCCAGCGGTAAAAAAATAAGGAAAAAGGATCTTGGTTTGATGGCCATGACTTATGGATACGTATATGTAACTCAAATAGCCATGGGGGCAAACATGAACCATACCATTAAAGCAATTACAGAAGCAGAAGCTTATAAAGGTCCTTCTCTAATCATAGCCTATGCACCTTGTATAAACCATGGTATCAAAACTGGAATGGGTACTAGTATTGCAGAAGAGAAAAAGGCTGTTGAATCCGGTTACTGGCACCTATATAGGTATAATCCTCTATTAAAACAGGAAGGTAAAAATCCTTTTATATTAGACTCCAAAGAGCCTACAAAATCATATATAGACTTTATTAATGGAGAACTCCGTTATTCTTCATTAAAAACTATCTTCCCTGATGCAGTTGAAAAAGCATTTAAAGAATCTGAAAATAATGCTCATGAAAGATATGATATTTACAAGAAATTATCATCAATAAAATATTGA